The Halalkalicoccus sp. CG83 genomic sequence AATTCTCGGGGACCAGAAACACTCACCGATCTCGTTGACGATCTGGGAAGCAACGCTCATGCGGGGACCGTCTCTGAAGCAGCCGATTTCGGCGAAGTCGTCATGGAGGCGATTCCGTTCAATGCATACAAATCCCTCCCTGCGGACACTCTCAGTGATAAGATCGTTATCAGTGCCTCAAATTATTATCCGGGACGTGACGGACTAACCGACGTAGGAAAGACACATACGGACCTCATTGCGGATCATCTCGAAGACTCAAGAGTCATCAAGGCATTCAATTCTATTTATTGGGAAAACCTCCGAGACGGACAACGGCTTGAGGCCGATCCGGATGATCGTCTTGCGATATTTATCGCTGGGGATGATGATGAGGCGAAAAGTGTAGTTTCGAGTCTTATCGAAGATATTGGATTCACTCCTGTGGATACAGGTCTACTTACTGAGGGAGGCCGTCACATAGAACCGGGTTCGCCGATCTATACTGGCTCACTGACCGCGAGTGAGGCACGGACACGGTTAGCGGCACTCAAAGCGACTGTGGCTGCATATGAAAACGGCTATTACAGCCCCTCGCAGGAAGTCACAATCCAAGAACTAGCTAATGAATTAGACATGAGCGAAGAGTCTCTCTCAGAATATTTTCATCGGGGGCCAGAACAACTCATCAGTCAATATCTTAAGTCATTCCCCTTTAGTTAAGACTCACAAGCTCTCCGGTTGAAGTCTATGCCGTTATGGGATTCACCAGAGCCGAACTGGCCAATGAATTGAATATGAGGAATGATTAATCCCATAACATCTTCGGCAAGGAACGGAGCAACTCATCAATCAATATCTTGATTGAGAACACTATTTCCAGCTACTAAGAGTCAGTGATCATCCAAATTTAACAACTATCGTACAGATTGATGGCTACTCCTGTAACGCTTTCACCTGTACTGAGCGATCCGCGAGTCCCCTGTATTGACCGCTCAGAGTGATCAGTCTACATTATGAATAAGACAGGCGATAGTGAGTTCACGGAACTGTTTCCACCAGCGTCGTGACCGGACGAATGCACCGTACTTCCGCTTGAGCGTTGAGTTGACAGTCTCGGATTGACTCCGCTGGCCGTAGAGATCAGTGTCTAAGCGCGCGTTCCATGCCCGGTGGAGTGACGTGAATTCACGATGCTTAATCAGTGGACGAACCTCGTATTGACGGGCAAGTCGTCTGATTTTCTGATCGTCGTACCCTTTGTCACCGAGAAGGATGTCGATATTCTCGGGATTGCGCTTGATCAACGACGGAGCGATCTGGCTATCGTGTTTTCGTGTTGTCGTCACGTGGAGATCAAGCATTGCGGCCTTGTTGAAACCCTCAGCAATTGATAGGAATCGCGTGCTGAATACAGAGGCGCTATTTAGCACAGCAGCAACGTTCTATTCACACGAATACAGCTGAATCAGCTGCTTGGTCGAGCCTGCAAATTGACCGATACACCGCATGTACATCATTCCGGCAGGGACGTAATACTATATTACGTTTCAGGTTCGTTTTTGAGAACAGTACTGTCGAACGGGAGTTGATGATCGGTTCCGATGACAAACGGGCCTACGGCAGGCGTCCGTTTGGTTACGGATGCTACTCGAAGCACGTAGGCGGTGAGAATGACGTACGGAGTGAGTGCGATCGTATACGCCAGGCTGATGAACACTGCCAGCGGCGACAGCCCCCCGATTGTGACCTCGGGGAAGAGTCCGGTGTCGAGTGCCAGCAATACGTAGGTGATGAAGACAATCACCGGCAACGAAGCGATCAGCAGCATCGTCGAGAGCTCGGAGAATTCTCGTTTGTAATAGAGCGTCTTGAAGTACTCGCGGCTGCTCATCAATTCGTGGAGAGCCGTTCCGAGTTCGTCCATGACGGCTCGATGGTCCTCTGAGAGTTGATCGGCGTAGTTTTCTTGAAGTCGGTAGGTCTGGTGAAGTTGCCACGAACTGTCGTAATCCAGCCCGACGAGTAGTTCGTCTGTGGTCCCGGCCTGTATGTTCTCCAGCGTTCCGATCAATTCTTCGATATTCGTTTCGATATCGAGTTTGAGAGCTGTGACGTCCTGCTGCAGATTCGAGTCGGGATGGTCCGCTACGATCGATTCGAGTTCGTGGGCCTGCTGGTGAATTGCTTGCAGCGTGGCGATGATGATCTGGCCTGGGCGGGCCGGACTCGTCTTGATCTCGTCGTGGGCTACGATTCGACGGCGGAACTCCACCGCGGTCTTGATGCGGTCGTGTTGCTTGCCCAGTGAGGTGAGTTCCTGGCTGACGCCCACCGACGTGACAGCGACGACGATCGAAACGAGCAGGATCACACCACCGAGCAACGTATTGAAGATAGTCTGCACCATCGCCGTCTCGGATACCAATCGCCGATATTCGATCGACCAGACGGCTCCGAACAGGACCAATACGACGAAGACCCCACCGAGCAATACAGCTGTGACGTGCATCCGGTTTCCGTCAAAGAGAAACCATCGTTTGAGGCGAGACTGTTGCGGGCGAGAATACTGGTCGGAATATCTGTCAAGGCGATTGCGAAGGGACTGGAAGCGCAGTTCGTCGTCCATGGTCAGTAGACAGGACCAAGCGATAAAGGGAATTTCCTGGCTGGAAGTACCCACTGAGCGTTTGGGTTCTGTATCCGTGTTCTACATCCCACCTATATTTTAATATATAAATATAAAAATAAAATGCCATGCAGAGTGCGTATATTACAGGAGATTCCCGGTAAGCGCAGCTATTACAAAGTCGTGTGTACTGAGCGATCACTACTCCCGCAGACCAAACAGAATTTCGTGCTGCATTCGCGCCCTGTATCGACCGATTCGAACGGCTGAAGCTTCGTGCGAGATACGCGCTCTGTATTCAGCACGTCTGTTTGAACCTATCACCGCTTGAGGATTTCAACAGAGCCAGAATTGCGTTGACCTTCGCATCGACCAACAACGTCACTTTGAGCTGCTGAATCGTAAGTTCAGCTCGTTTTGTGTAGTGTTTCGAAGCGTGACTGCGGTCGAACCCTGACGCATCAACCCCAACAACTCCGCTTGTCGGAAGTAGCGTCGCTGAGAGAGTCAATAAGATCCGCCACACAGCCATATCAAGTCGATTGAATGCCTTACAGAGCGTTGATGGCGTCGGAAGTTCGGCTAATCCAAGAACTCGGCGGATGCGTGGCATCTCGATCAGTTCGTCAAGCAGGCCACGGTAGGTCGTGTTCTTCCGAACTTTGAGACACAGCAGAACAACGTGCTGCGGGAGTGTATAGCGGTGTTTAGAGAACTTCGAGGAGTATCGAGAGACCGCTCGGCGTGCCAGATGGATCGCCTTCTCAGTAAACCGGAGAATCTGCGACTTCGGGAGGGCCTTCATCTCGTGGAATTACAGGACGAAAATGTAACTCTCTGGGGGTTTCAACAGAGCCGGATTAGTGGAAGTCTTCGTCCTTTCTAACACCGCTGATTATTGACCTATTGAAATCAGCATGATGGATACAGAGGATCGATTCAGCAGACGGTCCAGTGCCGTCGTCTCTTGAACTATCGATCGTTTGTAGGACTGCCTCGCAGTTGTTCTCTTTCAACGGCCATCCAGCTACCGAGTGATACCGATGCGACCCGACTGGGTGGACCGAGTCAGTTGTGGTGCAAATGAGACTATGCTGCTATTGCAGTTCGATACTACGCTCTCGCTGTCGCCCGCGGAGAAAACATCGTTCGCGAAGACGGTCACGGAGTTGGATACGACCGCGGTGGCGACGACACAAGGCCACGTCGCCCGTAGTGTTATTATATCCGGGAATAGGTGATGACACTATGGCATCTGGCCTCCTGATCCCCGAGGATCACGACGACGTTGCAGCGTTCGCCGAACGTGCAGAATCGCTGGGGTACGATTCTCTCTGGGTGACCGAACTGTGGGGTCGAGACGCATTCATAACGCTCACAAACGCCGCAAAACAGACGGAGACGATCGATCTCGGTACAGCAATTGTCAACGTCTACAGTCGCTCGCCCGCTACCTTGGCACAGGCCGCAGCAACCCTCGCTGACGCCGCAGATGGACAGGTCCGGCTTGGATTTGGGACGAGTACCGCCAAAGTTATCACTGATCTTCACGGCATGGCCTTCGACAATCCGCCACGTCGACTCCACGAGACCATCGAACTCGTTAAGTTGTTCCTCAATGGTGGCGACCGAGTGACCTATGACGGACAACTGTTCTCCGTCGCGGACTTTCCATCGCTAGACCAGAACATTCCTCTTTACGCTGCAGCCCTCGGCACGGCGAATCGGCGCGCAACCGGGAGAGTCGCCGATGGCTGGTTGCCTCACAACATTCCCTTCGATCAGTTATCAGAGACATACAGGACCATCGCGGAAACTGCTCGGGAAGCGGGCCGAGATCCGAATGACATTACAGTTTCGCCGTACGTTCCATGCGCGGTAAGCGAGGACGCCGACGAGGCGTATGCGACGATCCGGAACCACCTCGCATACTATCTGGGGAGCAGCGAGGGGTATAAGAACGCTGCCGCACTCTCATTTCCGGATCAGGCCGCCCAAATTTCTGCTGCCTGGCGCGACGGTAACCGCGACGCAGCCCGTAACGCGGTCACCGACGAGATGATGAATCAGTTGGCAATCGTCGGTCGTCCGAGCGAGGCTCGTGAGCAGTTCGAGAGACTGGCTGCGCGTAACGTCGTTGACGACATAATCATCACAATCCCGATTGGTGCGAGCGATAACCTTCGCAAGCGGACTGTTGGGGAACTAGCTCCCGAATAGTTGGGCCATTAGTGAAGAGAATGGCGGCCGCTTCCGGTGGACTCGCGCTTTCGAGGAGAGTGTGACAGTCATACGGACCTCCCTAAGAAGCGAATACAAGATCTGCACACCTATTCGAGAGGCATTCAGCGCAGAAGAGCCGGAAGAAACGAAAGTTGTTTACTGAACTCACCCTCTGTACCTATCGATTCCAACACCCACTTCTTGTATGGCTACCATGCGAAATTCGCGCTCTGTATTCAGCACGCCGATTTCAATAGGTCCGTAACCTGATAATTAGAGAGCACGGGTTTCGCTCATTCGAAGTAGACCACCTTGCCACTAATTATAGTGAGTTGCCGGTTTTGCTGGAAACTCGGCAACTCACCAAGCTATATCACCTGCCGTCTCGACACCGCTTATATACCCAACCGATGACTAAAACCTCGTCAAGAAATCCGGCAACTCAGAAACATATCTCGATCTGGATGCTGAGCCCGGCGAGCTCTACTTACCCAGTAAAATCCAGAAAGGCAATCTAGGGGCTTCCTACCTTGATCTTGCTGATGAGACATGCCAACAGCTCCGTGGGTATCGAAATCGCGTCTGGAAGGATACTAAAGCGGTATTCCCTTCACGCCAGTCCGATCGCATGACCGACCATTCTGTCCAGAATACCGTGACACGAGTTGCAGAGGAAGCAGATATCCGTCCGTATCGGATCGAAGAGGGGCGTGACAAGTCACACGAAGCGTCCCCTCATACGTTCCGCCACTCGATTGCCTTTCGAATGATCCGCCGGGAGAACAAGCGGCTCAAGGATGTCATGCTCCATCTTCGGCATGCGAACTTGCAAACCACAGATGAAGTCTATGGGCACTTCCGCCGGCGATAACGGATTTTTCTAATGGCGGAAACGGCTCTCGAGCAGAACCAATAGGACCGAAAAACCACCTTTCAAAGAGAAGCCTACGCGAGAGCAATCGAGTGCTGGCAATCGGCGCTCCCCACCTGCTGCGCCCCCTTTTTATCCTCGAATCCACTCCCCTCATAGCTTCGATGGTGTTCTAGGGAGAAGAGTACCACCAGTTTATTGGGCCCTGTGGCGAGATGATCTCACGAATTGAATGCCTGTTCGACCAGAAGCCGGCGGGAGCAAAGCTAAGTCATTTCAGTGATCACTTTCATCATGGAAGATCTGACCAACGTCCAACTGGCCGGTCGTATGGAGGACGCCGCTCAGTTTCACTGTTTGTATGGCGATTGAAGCCACATTCACGGCCACCGAGGGCGAATTCCCCTTAGCTGCTGTGTTCAGGGATTTCCCCGGCACGCAAATCGAACTTGATCGCGTTGTTCCCACTGATGGAGCGATTATCCCGTATTTCTGGATCGAAGACGCGGATGTCGCTACTATTGATATGAATAACGTTGCCCATCCCGGAATTCACGATATTCGTGTGATCGATACCGTCCACGGTAATGCGTTCATCCGCATCGACTGGGATTTCGAGTACGAGAGTATCTTAACCGCCATCCTTGAAACGGAAGTGGAACTTATCTCGGCCATTGGAACACAGGCAAAGTGGACGTTCGACATCCGCGCCGAGGAGCAAGAGGCAATCTCCCAGTTCCACACGTACTGCAAAGAGCACGAGATTCCCGTCGAACTGACCCAACTACACGCGCTTTCCTCGTTACGATCAGGGCACGAGTATGATCTGACTGACGCCCAACGAGAGGTATTGATGCTTGCGTATACCCGCGGGTACTATGATTCGCCGCGGCAACTACCGCAACAAGCGCTCGCTGACGAGCTTGGGATTACGAGACAGGCGGTGGCCTCCCGACTCAAACGGGGTACCAGACGCCTTATTGCGAGTACCCTGATTGCTCTGAACGAATGAGTATATAAAAGGATTACACAAGCAATAGTCAGTCTCATCCGCGAAACGACCATAACTCCACTATGGATCAACAGGACTCAACCACCAGTAGAGCGGGTGCCTTTCCACAACAGGCGGTCGTCGACGATGGGGACTATCCCGATCTGCGTATCGAGGATGATCTGCTCGACTCAGCGGACGAGATCGCCTACCACGAGGACGAGAAGGTCTATCGATTAGAGTACGATCCATCGGTCGATACGCCGAGTGAAGCTGTGGTCGCTGCGGTCGCTGCGATGATCCGCACGGATCCGATGGCCCTCGATCCACTCTACTCGGCGATTGATCCGAGTGTGCTCGATGGCCTGTTTGCTACGTCTCCGGCCCATAGACGGCGGGGGCAGATTGTCTTTCGATACAGCGGCTTCGAGATCATGGCGAGCACTCACGGGGTAATCGAGGTGAACCCACGATAATGCATGTAGTGTTCGCCGATATTGAGGGGGTGACGGGAACGATTGCCCCAGATTGGACGATCGAGTATGACGGGGAATTCACCGATACAACTGACGCCGTTGTCTCGAATATGGTTCAAAACGGGAACGCGAGTAGAAGGGATCTCCAACAGCTTATGATGGCTCTCTATCAAGAAGGGCACCTCAAGAAGATCACACTGATCGACGACACGTAACGTCAGGAATCGCTCAGAGGGCAATCGAGAGCAGACCGATGTCATCGGGGGACGATCCCACAGAAGAGCGCTGAGATCGAATCTATATCTGTCTCTAAGCACTTGCACGGTTCATGGCGACAATCGCGGAGATTCACAGGCCCGAACCCCTCTTCGGCGTCGGGAAACCTACCACTCTCGGGACTCGAGGCCACCCGAGAGGACGCCGAGACGTTCGGCGCGCCCGTCGAGACGACGACGATCGTCGCCCACGAGTCGTTCGAGGAAGTCTTCAATGTCGCTCGCCGGACCGGGGCCGACACCGTGGTGATGGGTTGGGGTCGTGATCGTCCCTGGACCGCCGGCCGTGCTGAAGGGGCGATCGACGAACTCGCACACGACCTACCGTGTGATTTTCTCGTGCTCAAGGACCGCGGGCTTGACGTCGACCGAATACTCGTGCCCACTGCAGGTGGTCCGGACTCAGATCTCAGTACCGAGATCGCACGCACGTTACGCGAGCAGTCCGCTTCCGAGATCGCGTTGTTGTACGTCGTTGACGATGAAGACGACCAGGGGGAAGGCAAGACGTTCCTCACTGAATGGGCCGCAAGCCACGACTTAGAGGATGCAGAAGTATTAATCGACGACTCGGGCGATGTTGAAAGTGCAATCACTCGCGCTGTGAAAGACCGGACACTGGGGATCATCGGCGCGACCGAGCGTGGGCTGCTCTCGCGGTTACTTAGAGGGTCACTGGCCTACGATGTGGTCGAGGATGTCGAGTGCTCGGTACTACTGGCTGAACGCCCCTTGACACGCTCGCTTCACGAGCGGCTGTTCGGCTCTGGTACCGACGACAACGATTAATCAATCTACCCATTGACATACTGTTCAGGGTCTGCTTGCCTCACTCTTCTAAGTATATCGCGGTCATAGAATACAGAATGAGTCGAGCCCAGCAACTCCACGAACTGCTTGCCGATGGCAGCGAGATCAACATCGTCTGTCACAATAACCCCGATCCGGATTGTCTCGCCAGTGCGCTCGCATTGGGTCGAATTGCGTCCGAAGCTGGTATTGATGCGCATCAAATCCTCTACAGTGGCGATATTTCCCATCAGCAAAACCGGGCATTCGTCAATCTGCTCGATATCGACCTCAACCGATTTGAACCTACGGCCGTCCAGGATCGACCTGCAGATTCGTTGCTTGCATTCGTCGATCATGCCATTCCAGGCGCGAACAACGATGTTCCGCAGGGGACTCCCGTGGACATCGTAATCGACCATCATCCTGCCGAGGATATTGATGCCCGGTTCGTCGACCATCGGGAGGATATCGGGGCCGCTGCGACCATTCTCACGGAGTACGTCCGTGCCCTCGACATCGAGCCCGATACCGCACTTGCGACGGCCCTCCTGTTTGCCATTCGTCGTGAGACTCTCAACTTCCTTCGTGGAGCGACCCGCGAGGAGTACGATGCAGCGGGATATCTTCATGAGTACGTGGATCAGGATCTGCTCCGACAGCTGTCGACCCCGTCAGTTACTGGCGCAACTCTCGATGCTATCGCGACTGCGATCAGTAACCGAATGATACGATCGGCGGTGCTTATTACGCATGTCGGCCGGACAACTGAGCGAGATGCACTCCCGCAAGCCGCCGATTATCTCGCAACGCTGGAAGGCGTCGAGACGGTCATCGTCTTCGGTATCGCCCACGATTCCATTCACCTCAGTGCACGATCGCCGGACCCACGCATTCACGTCGGTGACGTGCTCCGAGAAGCGTTCAAGGACGTCGGAAGTGCCGGTGGCCACCACGATTCGGCAGGCGGTGAGATCCCGTTGGGTATCTTTGCTGATTACACGACTGACGGCGAACAGTTACTTGACATCGTTGAACGGGTTATTACCGATCGTCTCATCGCAGAACTCGGTCTTGAGGATGAGTCGACGGATTGACCCTCTTTATTCATCCCCACCCAAACACCCTATAGCTAATCTGGTCTTAAGGTCCCAAGTGGATTCTGAGCCCGACATCTTCCGGATACGGTAGTGTACGTTCCAGCCGAATCTCTCGACCTGACTGTCCAACACAAGCTAGTTTCTCATCATGACTGAGAGACGATGAATACGATCGTAACGCTTCTTCTTGCCGCAAGGGGCCAGCAGAACCGAACGGAATCCAGTAATGATACTCGATAGTATGTACAGTGTGGATTCTTACTCTACTCACCCTTCTCAATCATTCTTCAGGAAAGGATGTACGGTTGTAGTAGTTCACCCTGGGAAAAGCCAATACCTTAGTCACTCTGGGGAATCAGTCCAGCAATGGCTGATCCCAACCGATCAGATGGATCAGAGAAAGTACGAGATGCCGTTGAACGATCTAGAAGCGGGGCTCCTGCAGCAGGAGCGGTGATTCGAGATCGATTTTCAGCCGATGAGGTGTTCCAACGCATCGTTGCCGCTGCAGACGAGGAACTCACCTCAGGCAAGCGAGAACTCCTCTTTAGCGCTATCGCAGCTGGGTTCGCGATCTCAATTACTGTCTTACTCACGGCTAATCTGACTGCAACAACAAATGAACATCCAGTGCTCAGTGCGTTGTTGTATCCACTGGGATTTATCTACATCATCATTGGCGGCTACCAGCTGTATACCGAAAACACACTACCACCAGTG encodes the following:
- a CDS encoding NAD(P)-binding domain-containing protein, yielding MKIGMIGAGNVGSTAAQNFVEAGHEVMISNSRGPETLTDLVDDLGSNAHAGTVSEAADFGEVVMEAIPFNAYKSLPADTLSDKIVISASNYYPGRDGLTDVGKTHTDLIADHLEDSRVIKAFNSIYWENLRDGQRLEADPDDRLAIFIAGDDDEAKSVVSSLIEDIGFTPVDTGLLTEGGRHIEPGSPIYTGSLTASEARTRLAALKATVAAYENGYYSPSQEVTIQELANELDMSEESLSEYFHRGPEQLISQYLKSFPFS
- a CDS encoding LLM class flavin-dependent oxidoreductase, which codes for MASGLLIPEDHDDVAAFAERAESLGYDSLWVTELWGRDAFITLTNAAKQTETIDLGTAIVNVYSRSPATLAQAAATLADAADGQVRLGFGTSTAKVITDLHGMAFDNPPRRLHETIELVKLFLNGGDRVTYDGQLFSVADFPSLDQNIPLYAAALGTANRRATGRVADGWLPHNIPFDQLSETYRTIAETAREAGRDPNDITVSPYVPCAVSEDADEAYATIRNHLAYYLGSSEGYKNAAALSFPDQAAQISAAWRDGNRDAARNAVTDEMMNQLAIVGRPSEAREQFERLAARNVVDDIIITIPIGASDNLRKRTVGELAPE
- a CDS encoding HalOD1 output domain-containing protein — translated: MDQQDSTTSRAGAFPQQAVVDDGDYPDLRIEDDLLDSADEIAYHEDEKVYRLEYDPSVDTPSEAVVAAVAAMIRTDPMALDPLYSAIDPSVLDGLFATSPAHRRRGQIVFRYSGFEIMASTHGVIEVNPR
- a CDS encoding helix-turn-helix domain-containing protein — translated: MAIEATFTATEGEFPLAAVFRDFPGTQIELDRVVPTDGAIIPYFWIEDADVATIDMNNVAHPGIHDIRVIDTVHGNAFIRIDWDFEYESILTAILETEVELISAIGTQAKWTFDIRAEEQEAISQFHTYCKEHEIPVELTQLHALSSLRSGHEYDLTDAQREVLMLAYTRGYYDSPRQLPQQALADELGITRQAVASRLKRGTRRLIASTLIALNE
- a CDS encoding DHH family phosphoesterase; protein product: MSRAQQLHELLADGSEINIVCHNNPDPDCLASALALGRIASEAGIDAHQILYSGDISHQQNRAFVNLLDIDLNRFEPTAVQDRPADSLLAFVDHAIPGANNDVPQGTPVDIVIDHHPAEDIDARFVDHREDIGAAATILTEYVRALDIEPDTALATALLFAIRRETLNFLRGATREEYDAAGYLHEYVDQDLLRQLSTPSVTGATLDAIATAISNRMIRSAVLITHVGRTTERDALPQAADYLATLEGVETVIVFGIAHDSIHLSARSPDPRIHVGDVLREAFKDVGSAGGHHDSAGGEIPLGIFADYTTDGEQLLDIVERVITDRLIAELGLEDESTD
- a CDS encoding tyrosine-type recombinase/integrase; this encodes MDAEPGELYLPSKIQKGNLGASYLDLADETCQQLRGYRNRVWKDTKAVFPSRQSDRMTDHSVQNTVTRVAEEADIRPYRIEEGRDKSHEASPHTFRHSIAFRMIRRENKRLKDVMLHLRHANLQTTDEVYGHFRRR